A region of Staphylococcus sp. IVB6181 DNA encodes the following proteins:
- a CDS encoding Mur ligase family protein has product MRQWTAINLAKLARKASRAVGKRGTDLPGQVARRIDKDILRNLAEKVDDVVFISGTNGKTTTSNLIGHTLKANNIDIIHNNEGANMAAGITSAFIVQSNPNTKIAVIEIDEGSIPRVLKEMTPTMMVFTNFFRDQMDRFGEIDIMVDNIAKAISNKGIKLLLNADDPFVSRLKIASASNIYYGMKAHAHEFEQSTMNESKYCPNCGRLLVYDYIHYNQIGHYHCKCGFKREQPKYEVDKFTVSPFIHLTIGDTTFDMKIAGDFNAYNAIAAYSVLHELGLNDASIKKGFETYTSDNGRMQYFKSGSKEAMINLAKNPAGMNASLSMGEQLEGRKVYVISLNDHAADGRDISWIYDADFEKLSNQDIEAIIVTGNRAEELQLRFKLAEVDVPVTVERDIYKATAKTMDYTSKTVAIPNYTSLAPMLEQLNRSFEMREQR; this is encoded by the coding sequence ATGAGACAATGGACGGCGATTAACTTAGCAAAGTTAGCGCGTAAAGCCAGCAGAGCAGTCGGCAAACGCGGAACAGATTTGCCGGGTCAAGTTGCAAGAAGAATTGATAAAGATATATTACGAAATTTAGCAGAAAAAGTAGATGACGTTGTGTTTATCAGCGGTACGAATGGTAAAACAACAACATCGAATTTAATCGGACATACATTAAAAGCTAACAATATAGATATTATTCATAACAATGAAGGTGCGAATATGGCTGCTGGGATTACTTCAGCATTTATCGTACAAAGCAATCCTAATACCAAAATCGCAGTCATTGAAATAGATGAAGGCTCTATTCCTAGAGTATTAAAAGAAATGACACCGACAATGATGGTGTTTACCAACTTCTTCCGCGACCAAATGGATCGCTTCGGAGAAATTGATATTATGGTAGACAACATTGCGAAAGCCATCAGCAACAAAGGTATTAAATTACTGTTGAATGCGGATGATCCGTTTGTCAGCCGTTTGAAAATCGCAAGTGCATCAAACATCTATTACGGTATGAAAGCACATGCGCATGAATTCGAACAAAGTACAATGAATGAAAGCAAATACTGTCCGAACTGCGGCCGTTTATTAGTATATGATTATATACATTACAATCAAATCGGACATTATCATTGTAAATGCGGCTTTAAACGTGAACAGCCGAAATATGAAGTCGACAAATTTACAGTGTCGCCGTTTATCCATTTAACTATCGGCGATACAACTTTCGATATGAAAATTGCAGGGGACTTTAATGCGTATAATGCGATTGCGGCATACAGTGTGCTGCATGAACTTGGTTTAAACGATGCGTCTATCAAAAAAGGATTCGAAACGTATACGTCAGATAACGGACGTATGCAGTACTTTAAATCAGGATCTAAAGAAGCAATGATTAACTTAGCGAAGAACCCTGCAGGTATGAATGCCAGTCTTTCTATGGGAGAACAATTAGAAGGCAGAAAAGTCTATGTTATCAGCTTAAATGACCATGCGGCTGATGGGCGTGATATCTCATGGATCTATGATGCGGACTTCGAAAAGTTAAGCAATCAAGATATCGAAGCGATTATTGTGACAGGCAATCGTGCAGAAGAATTACAGCTGCGTTTTAAATTAGCTGAAGTAGATGTTCCTGTCACTGTTGAACGAGACATTTACAAAGCTACAGCGAAAACAATGGATTACACAAGCAAGACTGTCGCAATTCCGAACTATACGTCTCTAGCGCCTATGCTGGAACAATTAAATCGTTCGTTTGAAATGAGGGAACAAAGATGA